The stretch of DNA TTTCAATTGTATGTTTTTTAATCGCAGGTACGAGGCATCGAATACTTCATTAAATCTTCTATTACTTCCCGGATCAAAATACACCACTCTTGGATATTGGGCATCGGTATTTGTTGGTGTCCATGTATTATTGTGGTAAAATGCTTGGTTATTATTTCCCGGTGTTGCAAAAGAATTGACATTGGCGTTCCCCCAGGTAGCCTCTGCCCCTACACTGAATTGAAAAAACGCATTTAATTCAAAGCCTTTGTAACTAAACCTGTTAGTAAACCCTCCAAAAAAGTCGGGTTGCACATTACCTATCACTACGCGATCGTCTGTATTAATAATGCCATCATTATTGGTATCTGTAAACCTATAATCACCAGGTGAAGTTCCTGTTTGATCATATACGGTTCCTGCACCATGCACAGTAGCAGCGTTAGCATTTAATTGGTCTATAACCGCCTGGTCTTGAAAAATACCATCAACTTTATACCCTTTTAAAGTTCCAGCTGGTTCTCCTACTACGATAGCATCTTGTAAAAAACTAGAGATAACATCACTGTTCAATTTTTTAACTTCGTTTCTGTTTAAGGCCCAATTAACCGTAGTACTCCAGTTAAAACCATTGGCCTCATTACTTCTTACAATATCACCTCCTAACTCTATTTCCAAACCTTTATTAGACATTTCTATAAAGTTTTCGGTAAATACATTAGGTCCTAATTCTTGCGGTATAGCACCTGGAGACAGACCATCTGTTGTTTCTCTAGTATATGCATCTATACTACCTCTCAATCTATTGTTAAGCAGTGCAAAATCAAATCCAACGTTAAACTCCTGAGTGGTTTCCCATCCTATGCTAGCATTAGGCAATGAACTGGATGGTTGTATAGCAGGATTACCATTATAAATCCCTAAACCTAGTTCTCCCAAAGCAAAGAATTGCAAGTATGCAAATTCCGATAGATTGGTAGATCCGGTTTTACCCCAACTAGCTCGCAATTTTAATTGGTTGATCTTATCACTTTGTAAAAAAGACTGGTTGTGCATGTTCCATCCTAAAGATACGGCTGGAAAATAAGCTCGCTTATTACCAGGTGCAAATTTAGACGAGGCATCACTTCTGAAGTTAAACGTGGCATCCAGCAAATTTTTATAACTGTAAAACGCCTGAACGAAAGCTGAATTTAGACCGACTTCAATTGTTCCCTCATCAGTATCGTTTGGTGTCAGGTTATTAGGTGTATTTAATACTTCCTCATCTAAAAAACCTTCAATGAAATTACTATAAGTACGTTCTACCTGGGTTCTATCCCAAGCAAATCCACCCAACACATTTATGGTATGATCCCCAAAAGTATTATTGTAATTGGCTGTTAAATTGGTTACCAAATTAATATTTAAATCACTAGCAGTGGTAAGTGATGGTTGCGGAAAGAAATTAAATGCAGGAATAGAGAATATACCTTCTGAACCTGAAAAATTACTCACTTTGGTATTAAACAGCCCTACATTAACATCTGCTTTTACTTTAACATTTTTTAATACTTCGGCTTCTAAAAACACCTTACTGGTAAGGGTATACCCTCTTGTTTTGTTTTTGTTAGATGATAGCGTTGCAACAGGGTTTGCGCCTTCTCCAGCTGCACCAAAAGCCCAATCTTCGTATCTAAAGAAATTGCCATCGGCATCTCTTACAGGAACATCAGGTCTGGTCGACACCAAGGAACTGCTTGTTCCAGATCCGAATGCACTTTCAGAATTTATTCTTTTGGTATGCCCCAAATTAATATTAAACCCTGCAGTAATACTTTTGTTAAGTTCAGATCTCAAATTACCATAAAAATTGAATTGCTCGTAATTATCGTTAATCTTTAGACCTTCTTGATCCATATAAGAGCCACCAAAAGCATAGGTTGATTTATCTGACCCTCCTCTTATATTTACATTGTATTGTTGGGTCATAGCACTGGTATTATAGATCTCGTCGTGCCAATCAGTATTTGCCGATCCTAAGAAATCAGGATTTAAACCGTTATAAGTATACTGAAACGTAAAAAAGTCTAAATCTAAATCTGCTATTGAGCTTGGCCCACTAAATGGAGAATTGGCAAAACTAAATAAGCTAAAAGGACTTATTTGACCACTATTAGCTGCAGCAACCGAATTCCTAAAAATTAAATCGGTGTATTCGCCATATTGTTGACTATTCATTGGATTTAACCTGTTAATAGGTTTACCAAAAGAGGTCTGGGATGAAAACTGAACCGTAGCAGCTTCATTTTTCTTTCCTTTTTTAGTAGTTACCAAAATAACCCCATTGGCACCACGCGACCCATAAATAGCCGTAGCTCCAGCATCTTTTAAAACATCAATCGACTCGATGTTATTGGGATCTAAAGACAGTAAAGGGTTTGCTGCTGCCGGGAATATAAATCTTGAACCTGTACTACCACCAGTATTAAATGTTGCATCT from Flavivirga spongiicola encodes:
- a CDS encoding SusC/RagA family TonB-linked outer membrane protein produces the protein MKINSTNAFLYSKKGLTTNIMRAFIFLCCTAVFSLNPENVLSQNAKIKIDTDKTITVDEVFDLIMEQTDYKFIYDEELFKNFPKVNLYKGYIPANTLLSQSLASGSFNVKFSSSNTLLILEKTEQEKQQEIEISGVVTDKNGMPLSGITVYVSSTEPYELSNNDFIVRGTTTDFDGKFTLKTAVGHYLVAQGLGYEIFRQEIVANQTVYNITLKESVSTLEEVVLVGYGSQKRKNITGAVSSINQDDLTINTAATASFDRGLGGMLKGVNVSQNSGAPGSGASINIRGITSPLLGDFESSSNQPLYVIDGVIFNTDATFNTGGSTGSRFIFPAAANPLLSLDPNNIESIDVLKDAGATAIYGSRGANGVILVTTKKGKKNEAATVQFSSQTSFGKPINRLNPMNSQQYGEYTDLIFRNSVAAANSGQISPFSLFSFANSPFSGPSSIADLDLDFFTFQYTYNGLNPDFLGSANTDWHDEIYNTSAMTQQYNVNIRGGSDKSTYAFGGSYMDQEGLKINDNYEQFNFYGNLRSELNKSITAGFNINLGHTKRINSESAFGSGTSSSLVSTRPDVPVRDADGNFFRYEDWAFGAAGEGANPVATLSSNKNKTRGYTLTSKVFLEAEVLKNVKVKADVNVGLFNTKVSNFSGSEGIFSIPAFNFFPQPSLTTASDLNINLVTNLTANYNNTFGDHTINVLGGFAWDRTQVERTYSNFIEGFLDEEVLNTPNNLTPNDTDEGTIEVGLNSAFVQAFYSYKNLLDATFNFRSDASSKFAPGNKRAYFPAVSLGWNMHNQSFLQSDKINQLKLRASWGKTGSTNLSEFAYLQFFALGELGLGIYNGNPAIQPSSSLPNASIGWETTQEFNVGFDFALLNNRLRGSIDAYTRETTDGLSPGAIPQELGPNVFTENFIEMSNKGLEIELGGDIVRSNEANGFNWSTTVNWALNRNEVKKLNSDVISSFLQDAIVVGEPAGTLKGYKVDGIFQDQAVIDQLNANAATVHGAGTVYDQTGTSPGDYRFTDTNNDGIINTDDRVVIGNVQPDFFGGFTNRFSYKGFELNAFFQFSVGAEATWGNANVNSFATPGNNNQAFYHNNTWTPTNTDAQYPRVVYFDPGSNRRFNEVFDASYLRLKNIQLKYNLPKDALSPIGLKSGSLFVAASNLFTITDWPGLDPESSGGGRVTDRQRNTDPYPLSKTISFGINVQF